TGCACCAAAATCTGCTTTAAATAGCCATCAACAACCCACTTAATTTGTACACCTAAAACATTACCACCGGGGTGGAAGTAAAGGGGGCTAAACCTGGCTATAGCCACCCCTTTTTCTCATTAAACTAGAACAAGTTAATAATTCACcctttaattgaatttttttttttatttagtccACCAGTCAAAGGAATTTAGTCCACCCCTCGATCATATTAGTCCACCAAAGTACGTCAAGTGATTAAAGAGACCAGTTGTCAAAGCCAATTAGTCAAAGCATCCAAGCCAGTTACGTGTCTAACCTATTTTAATGTTCCATGTTCCAATCGGTGCTTTTGTTACTGTTAGAATACAGAACAGCGATAAACAAAGTGAGCGAAATTCGTGGCTAGAATTGAATGGGGTTATGAACAATCATTAGTAATAGGtaagaatttttcttctttacttaTTTATGATCAACATGTCAATCAAGAGTAATTCTAtaagtttgtaattcctaaaagCTATTTCGTTTTGTGTTAAATTCGGTATTTAGGTTTTACTGATTTTGAATGAAGTAAAAACTCAAGGTTGTTAATTGTTTTCTAGGGGTTGATTCTAATTGAGAATTAAATTTTGTTGATGTTTATTATTgataattgaaaattgaaattgtaaTTGTAATTCTAGGGTTTGGGTTTTCTACTTTTAGACTTCTAATTGAGAATTGAattgatgaaaattgaaattattgaAATTGTCTATTGTATAACAAGTTACTTGTGAAGCTTACTACAGGTTGCAATGTCTACTCCTTGTCAAGGGACTAAACATGGAAGAGATACTAATACTATGCATAAATTTTTCAAAACTATTGAAGCAGCAACTAGTAATGTGCTGTTTTCGTCTCCATCATCTGCTAGAAATCATGAAGTTCCAGTTGTAAATTGTGAACCTAAAGAAGTTGAGGGTACTCGAAGAACTGTTGAAGTTGAGGTTACTCGAAGAACTGATTCTGAAGAAGTTGAGGGTACTCAAAGAACTGATGGAGTTGAGGGTATTCAAAGAactgattttgaagaaattgagggTACTTGAAGAACTGATCTTGAAGAATTGGATACTCGAATCGTACCTGCAGTTGCCGATAGTGCGTATGTTACTTCTTTAGAACGGGATCCTGGATTACGTATACCGATAATGCAGCATCCGGCTAACAAACGTGATGAAGTTCGCCGAGCTTATCTACAAATGGGGCGTATTAGAATAAAACTTGCTAAGTATCCAGGTACTCCAATGGGAATCCAAGACCGTCGATTTTCTGCGAAgtggtttgatgaatttcattggTTAGAATATTCTAAAGCTAAAGATGCTGTGTTCTGTTTCTATTACTATTTATTTGAGAAAAATCCACCAAGAAGACCAGAGTACACTTTTGAAGGATTTAGAAATTGGCATAACGTTAAAAATGGAGCTAAATGTGCATTTTTGGCACACATGGGAAGTAAAAAATTCTGTACACTTCACATCTGTAGAAGGAGGTGAGAATTTAAAGAATCCACGACAACATATTTCCACTATTATCCATACGCAGTCGATAGAGATTATACGGAGAAACAGGTTAAGATTCACAATATCGGTTCAATGTGCCCTGTGGTTAGCTTTTCAGCAATGTCCTTTTAGAGGACACGATGAGTCGAAAAATTCAAAGAACCGTGGTAATTTTCTTGAGATGGTTAGATTTTCCGCCACACTCAATGACAAGGTGAAAGAGGTTGTCCTAGAAAATGCTCCCAAAAATTCTACTTATACGTCGCCTGCTATTCAAAAAGAGATTTTGAATATTGTTTCTAACGAAATCAGAGACAAGATTCGTGAAGAAATTGGAGATAGGAAATATTGCATACTTGTGGATGAATCTAAAGATGCTTCAGATAAAGAGCAGATGGTGCTAGTTTTGAGGTATGTGGATAGTGATGGGTATGTTCAAGAATTTTTTTTCGATATTCAATGTGTGAAAAACACTTGTGTCGTAACTCTCAAAAAAGGTATAACTGATATTCTTAATCGTTATAATCTTCCCATTGAAAACATGCGAGGACAAGGTTATGATGGTGCTAACAATATGCGAGGTCGAGTGAATGGATTAAAAGCTTTGTTTCTTAAAGATTGTAAATATGCATATTATGTTCATTGTTTTGCACATAGGCTACAGTTAGCTCTTGTTCACACAGCTGAAAAAAACGGTAGACTTTGGGACTTCTTTTCAATGTTAAATAATATTGTTAATCTTGTCACTGCTTCTTCACTGCGTTTAGGATCTTTCCAAGATGCTCAAGAAGATGATATTAACCAAAGGTTGGCTAATGGCGATCTTGAGACAGGTAGAGGGGCTAATCAAATAGGTACGTTTCCACGAGCTACTGATACTCGCTGGAGTTCTCATTATGGTTCTGTATGcagtttgattgataagtttgaTGCAGCTTATACAACTATTGAAGATATTAGTACAAGTGATCCTAACGAGACATGTGGGGTAGGTCAAGCACAAAGTACTTTAGAAAAAATGCAAGAATTTAAATTTGTTTTTGTGTTGCATCTAGTATATAAGATAATGGGATACACTGAAATACTATGTCAAGGACTTCAAAAGAAAACACAAGACATAGTCAATGTCGTGGCTTTAGTTTCGAACACTAAGCTTTTACTTCATAAATTAAGATCAGATGAAGATGGTTATCGACTTTTTATCGAAACATTGTGCCTATTTTGCATTGAACATGGTATCGATATCCCTGATATGACTGCACCTTATATGCAAGGTACGGGTCGTTCTTGCCAGCAGCGTGATAACATTACTGTAGATCATCATTATCACCATGATATTTTTAATGCTGCAATTGATCTTCAGATCGCGGAATTAGTTGGAAGGTTTCCTGAGGATACAATGGAGTTACTTGTTCTTTGTTCATGTTTGGATCCTCGAGAATCTTTCAAAGCATTCCATGCAGAAAATCTTTGTACTCTAGCTGAAAAGTTTTATCCTCTCGATTTCAGTCGACAAGAGGTACATACTTTGAGAAATGAATTATACCACTATGGGCAAGATGTAGTCAAGCATGCTGATTTTAAGAACTTATCAACTGTTGCTGAATTATGTAGACGTCTAGTGGAAACAAGAAAGGCAGATGTTTATCCTTTAGTTGATAGGATGATTCGTCTTATATTAACTCTTCCTGTTTCTACAGCAAGTGCGGAACGGTATTTTTCAACAATGTCAAATGTTAAATCAGCTCTCCGCAACAAAATGGATGCAAATTTTCTTAGAGATTGCATGATGATAAACATTGAAAGTATCCTTGCACGAAAAATCAGTATTGATCGGATAATTGATTTGTTTATTGCTCGAAAGGATCGAAAAGTAAAACTAAAGCAATAGATGATGATCTAAATGCTGGTTGATGGGTTTTGTTGGTAAATCTGTTGtttttttgtatatttgtatCAACCTGACTATTACATCTATTATATTATATATAATGAAAACTTTTTTGTATTGATGGTGTTCACTTTAGCTCAATAGTAATGAAGGTTTCCCAGAAAGATCAGTTGAAATCAAACTTTGGTCCGTTAACTGACAAGTTCATTGTTATCTTAGAAATGCAGGTTGCTTTAAAGGAATGGGCGTTTCGACAACCATGATGGAAGCAAGGGTGACAACATTTTCTGCGATAAAATGGTAACAGTCCTTTTTTTGTATCTCACAAACTACTTTTTCTGTCATTCTCTACCATACTAGCTCACAGTAACAATATTGTAGCGGAAAAAAAAATTTAGCCCCCCCTCTAAAATCCTGGTTCCGCCACTGGTTGAAATCCACGGTATAAATTCGAAACATATTTACGTTCTATTATCGATTAACAACCTTCTGTTCAAAATCTCATAGCCTCCAGGGAATAAAAATCGCATTAGTAACATCTATTTCGTACCAACATGCCCTGTCAAAATtttaatttcttggtttagaaatTTAAATTTTCCAGAAATTAAAACCTGCTTTAGTTTAGAAGCTTTAACCTTTCTTTTCCCCCTGTTCTTCTTTCTTTTAAGCAGTGTCATTGtagatgaaggaaatcctacaaGCTACACCGAAAGGATTCGTACACACAAAATCTATGACATGGtgatgaaatcaaaatcaaagtttATATTTAAGAAAGAGGATCTTTCTCTGATTCTCTCTCACAACATAGCCTCACCCGTACAAAATCACTCATCCCCTTTACAATGTTCTAAGTTCTCCTTTTATAGGAAAACAGTGAAGTGGAGTACGACTTATCTTCTACTTTTTTGATTGTCACACAATTCACATGACCCTGCTTTTATTTCGTCAATACAATTTTCAATAAGCGGAAGTGCAGGTTTTATTATGTGCAAGAAGTTACAGATGCTCAAACCATTACTCAAGTTGTGGGCAAAGAAAGAGTTCGGTGATATGGATAAAAGATTGTAGTCCCATTAGACAGGCGGACTTTCAATTCCAAGATGGGTTTTTTCATATTTACCTTTATTTATCATAGGTAGTTACAACTATaattaagttttgtttctaaTGTTGGAAATTGTACAAAGGACAAAACAGGAAAGAGGATGAATTGTAGGAAATCAATAAAATTTCTTATTCtcagagcaagggctatgggtaGTGTTATCCTTTCAAATGAAAGAGTCCACTACCaatttgagcaaattaggttctCCTATGGGTAGGTTTAAACCCACTTTCCCCCCAAATCCTTTCACACACTCGTTCATTCGAACGAGTAGTTGGGAGTTTCACACTAGACGGGGGACTATCCCCGTCAGAAAAAAGAAACTTTTAGTACAAAACGGGGGACAGTCCCCTgttaaaacctttttttttttcgattttttttgacgGGGACTATCCCCGTCTATGTAAAAGGAATTTAGCTTTCTTTTGTTGATGGGGGATTGTCCCCCGtctaagaagatttttttttttttttttctggacgGGGACAGTCCCCCAGTCTGGTccaaaatccaattttttttaactaaacgggagactgtctcccgtgtagtgtctttttttttgtgtttgccCATAATAGTTTCACTCGTTCATTTGGGCGAGTAGTCTTTCATATAAAAGAGTTAGTTTCCATTTGGAGACTACCCATAAAATATGCTCTAAGAGAAATTCAGTTTTCTGCCTATGTATTAGGAACGAAGGGAGTAATTATAATGGTTGTTAAGGTTTCAAAGAGGGTTTTTGGGGAGCCGACTAATAAACTGCCTCCAACATCTAAAAGGATACTCTTATAATTTTTTGAAActcttctctctctttcttttacttttcttttcttttttttttagagcaATTGTGTAGGAAGTTCTTCCATGGAAGAATTCACGGCAATAAGATGAAAGATGAAAAAGTCAAGAGTCAATGACTTTGCTAGGTAGGAGACAATGACTATGGAATTCCGGAAACGTATGGAGTTGATTCCTATTCTTATATCCATTCCTTTTCATATTTAATTTCAGCACATATATCATCCTCGTATACTCTTATTCTTTGTTTGATTGTGGACTTTTATTTACGTTACAAGGTATAGTTTGGGTATATATTTCTTTCCAATAACTTAACATATCTCAAGATACATTTCTAATTAATTAAAACAAGGCTTTTAAAAACCCATTTCTACTGCCAATTGTGCGAATGAAGTTCATGTATCAATGTCATTAGATAGACGAAGATAATGACAGGATTCTCGATGGCTTAAGAACCATTGACTTCCAAAAGATAAGAGCAGACTTTGAGATAGATATTGACCAAAAAATAGCCGTTAGATTGCCTTCATCAACCTTATTATAAGATATACAAAAACATGTGTCCTCTCGGCttcaaactctataaatacaccTCAAAAATTCTTGCTAATTTCTCATCCAGACACATTAAGTCATCAATAGTTTTCATATTCCAGAATCCAGATATTCCAAAATGGTTGGCATTAAGCTTGTTATGATAGTGGTTATACTGGCCGGAATATTTTCCGGTTCCGTGGTGGGCCAGTCCGTTGGTAATATGGTTACACCAGGATTTTTCAATCGTATACTTAACCAGGCTGGTTCGGGATGTAAAGGGAAGACATTCTATAAACGAAGTGCGTTTCTTAAAGCCGCTGACTCGTTCCCTAAGTTCGGTCACGCTAGTAGTACAACGAAATCAAAACGTGAAATTGCTGCATTTTTCGCTCATGTAACTCGTGAAACAGGACGTGAGTTTCCCAATTAATTTCTATGTTATCTTATTTGATAAGCATGAGTAGAGTTTCGAGCTACATATGCATGAATTAGATTAAATCGTTAAATTTTCTTGTTTCCCCCCTGCAGATTTCTGTTACATAAGAGAAATACAAGGAGGAACCTATTGTCAGCCTAGCAGAGAAAACCCATGTGCTCCTGGTAAAAAATATTATGGACGAGGGCCACTCCAAATTACATGGAATTATAATTATGGACCCTGTGGTAGGGCTATTCGCGTCAATCTTTTAAGGAATCCGGACCTTGCGGCTACCGATGCAATCATTTCGTTCAAAACTGCACTTTGGTTTTGGATGAAACGCGTTCATTCTGTTATAACTTCtgatggaggttttggtcgtacgaTCCGAAGAATCAACGGTGGCGAATGCGATGGAGGGAACCCCCGGGCAGTTCGTGAAAGGGTGAAGTACTACAAACAATACTGTAGTCAACTCGGTGTATCACCTGGGCCGAATCTTTCTTGCTAGAAAAATTTGGTCATGGAGTCGATTAATATGCAATATATGCTCTAAATCAGTGTTTGTCTAAATATTTCATGCTATCGTTGTTAAGTTTAATTACTCTATATCTATGTTAACAGGTGTATAACACCTGAATAATTACAAGTGAAATAAAGAGCACTGTTTTAATTGATACACTGTGTGCAGTGTGTCAATTAAGAAACGTCATGCTTGAGCTTAAATAGTTCAAACTATGACTAGTTGGAGACAACACACATATGgatatacatgcttatcattaCCGGAGGATCACTATCTCCGCGTCAACTAGCGCCTAGCGTGGTGGTGCATTTGATTATTCTTTTCCGACAGGACTTCGAAAATTTAACGTCTAAAAGAATTTGAATGATAAAGTAATGAACTACCATT
This genomic stretch from Papaver somniferum cultivar HN1 chromosome 5, ASM357369v1, whole genome shotgun sequence harbors:
- the LOC113284562 gene encoding endochitinase A-like, whose product is MVGIKLVMIVVILAGIFSGSVVGQSVGNMVTPGFFNRILNQAGSGCKGKTFYKRSAFLKAADSFPKFGHASSTTKSKREIAAFFAHVTRETGHFCYIREIQGGTYCQPSRENPCAPGKKYYGRGPLQITWNYNYGPCGRAIRVNLLRNPDLAATDAIISFKTALWFWMKRVHSVITSDGGFGRTIRRINGGECDGGNPRAVRERVKYYKQYCSQLGVSPGPNLSC
- the LOC113284560 gene encoding zinc finger MYM-type protein 1-like → MVRFSATLNDKVKEVVLENAPKNSTYTSPAIQKEILNIVSNEIRDKIREEIGDRKYCILVDESKDASDKEQMVLVLRYVDSDGYVQEFFFDIQCVKNTCVVTLKKGITDILNRYNLPIENMRGQGYDGANNMRGRVNGLKALFLKDCKYAYYVHCFAHRLQLALVHTAEKNGRLWDFFSMLNNIVNLVTASSLRLGSFQDAQEDDINQRLANGDLETGRGANQIGTFPRATDTRWSSHYGSVCSLIDKFDAAYTTIEDISTSDPNETCGVGQAQSTLEKMQEFKFVFVLHLVYKIMGYTEILCQGLQKKTQDIVNVVALVSNTKLLLHKLRSDEDGYRLFIETLCLFCIEHGIDIPDMTAPYMQGTGRSCQQRDNITVDHHYHHDIFNAAIDLQIAELVGRFPEDTMELLVLCSCLDPRESFKAFHAENLCTLAEKFYPLDFSRQEQVRNGIFQQCQMLNQLSATKWMQIFLEIA